One Vibrio penaeicida DNA segment encodes these proteins:
- a CDS encoding YbiU family protein: MALSTDNITAQIKALKKQLQIELPDYKEKFEEVADALKSEVARIKDEELNGHSVPIYQYSDIESGFNEQQTFKIQRAGCVVIRGVLPGSEVDEHNTALERYIIENGYYDHTPKVEDNYFSQLKSDKPQIFGIYWSKAQVWARQHQNMAKLRSHLNRLWEFEHDGQKEFNPDLEVSYADRVRRRSPGDTSLGLSPHVDSGSIERWLEPNYRQVYRNVFNGQWKEYQAFDARHRIAVEEFNSSAVCSVFRTFQGWVALTPQGAGDGTLQLIPTTLSMPYMLLRALQDDIEEDDLCGAQPGRALTVNKKWHDLLLQGLVSIPNMEPGDTVWWHPDTVHAVEDKHSGNGYSNVMFIGAAPDCEKNRRFQSKQKNAFLAGRSCPDFSPEDHEISYQNRATMNDLTHLGKRQMGFEK, translated from the coding sequence ATGGCACTATCGACGGACAACATCACAGCTCAAATTAAAGCCCTTAAAAAGCAGCTTCAAATTGAACTCCCTGATTATAAGGAAAAATTTGAAGAAGTCGCAGATGCATTAAAGTCAGAAGTCGCTCGAATTAAAGATGAAGAATTGAATGGTCACTCGGTGCCCATATACCAATATTCAGACATCGAGAGTGGCTTCAATGAACAGCAGACTTTCAAGATCCAACGAGCTGGCTGCGTTGTCATCCGAGGTGTTTTGCCGGGAAGCGAAGTGGACGAGCACAATACCGCTTTGGAGCGTTATATTATTGAAAATGGTTACTACGACCATACCCCAAAGGTTGAAGACAATTATTTCAGCCAGTTGAAGTCAGATAAGCCTCAGATTTTTGGAATCTATTGGTCTAAAGCTCAAGTTTGGGCTCGTCAGCATCAAAATATGGCGAAACTGCGCAGTCATCTCAATCGCTTATGGGAGTTTGAACATGACGGGCAGAAAGAGTTCAATCCAGATTTGGAGGTGAGCTATGCTGACCGAGTTAGACGCAGAAGCCCAGGGGATACCTCATTAGGCCTCTCCCCTCATGTTGATTCCGGCTCCATCGAGCGTTGGTTAGAACCCAATTATCGTCAGGTTTATCGCAACGTTTTCAATGGTCAATGGAAAGAGTATCAGGCATTTGATGCTAGACATCGCATCGCTGTTGAAGAATTTAATTCATCGGCTGTTTGTAGCGTATTCAGAACTTTTCAAGGATGGGTAGCCTTAACACCACAAGGTGCGGGAGACGGCACATTGCAGCTCATACCTACAACCCTTTCTATGCCTTACATGCTGCTAAGAGCGCTGCAAGATGATATTGAAGAAGATGACTTATGTGGGGCGCAGCCAGGTCGAGCGCTAACTGTAAACAAGAAATGGCATGATTTATTGCTTCAAGGTTTAGTCAGTATTCCAAATATGGAACCTGGTGATACCGTGTGGTGGCACCCAGATACAGTGCACGCTGTAGAAGACAAACACTCTGGAAATGGCTATAGCAATGTCATGTTTATCGGTGCCGCACCAGATTGTGAGAAAAACCGACGGTTTCAATCAAAACAAAAAAACGCATTTCTTGCTGGTAGAAGTTGCCCCGACTTTTCACCAGAAGATCATGAAATCAGTTATCAAAATCGAGCCACTATGAATGACTTAACGCATCTCGGAAAGCGTCAGATGGGGTTCGAAAAGTAA
- the luxS gene encoding S-ribosylhomocysteine lyase: MPLLDSFTVDHTKMNAPAVRVAKTMQTPKGDTITVFDLRFTAPNKDILSERGIHTLEHLYAGFMRAHLNGSNVEIIDISPMGCRTGFYMSLIGTPTESQVAEAWLAAMKDVLKVESQNQIPELNEYQCGTADMHSLDEAKAIATAIIDAGIAVNKNDELALPESMLKELSIK; this comes from the coding sequence ATGCCATTACTAGATAGTTTCACCGTTGATCACACTAAGATGAACGCTCCTGCGGTTCGCGTGGCGAAAACCATGCAGACGCCAAAAGGGGACACGATCACTGTGTTTGATTTGCGATTCACCGCGCCTAACAAAGACATCCTTTCAGAAAGAGGCATACATACGTTAGAGCACCTTTATGCGGGTTTCATGCGTGCGCATTTGAATGGTTCTAATGTGGAAATTATCGATATTTCTCCAATGGGCTGTCGTACAGGTTTCTACATGAGTCTTATTGGCACGCCAACAGAATCTCAAGTAGCAGAAGCTTGGCTAGCAGCAATGAAAGATGTGCTGAAGGTAGAGAGTCAAAATCAAATTCCAGAATTGAATGAATATCAGTGTGGGACTGCAGACATGCACTCTCTTGATGAAGCAAAAGCGATTGCGACTGCGATTATCGATGCTGGTATTGCTGTAAATAAAAACGATGAACTGGCGTTGCCAGAGTCAATGTTAAAAGAACTTAGCATCAAGTAA
- a CDS encoding transglycosylase SLT domain-containing protein, with the protein MKIKPLLLVVLTSSVLMGCATAPPKKQHNLCDIFKEKPSWYDDAKDMEDEWGTPVHVAMAFIKQESSFIHDARPPKDYLLGFIPWGRVSSAYGYAQAQDPAWSDFQKATNHGGSRTNFDDSIMFVGWYTHETQRQLGVSKWDAYNQYLAYHEGRGGYKRKTYASKPSLKKVARKVEQQAKNYGWQLKQCKDELESSRSWFF; encoded by the coding sequence ATGAAGATAAAACCGCTGCTATTGGTTGTATTGACCAGCTCTGTACTCATGGGGTGCGCTACCGCACCTCCCAAGAAACAGCACAATTTGTGCGATATCTTCAAAGAGAAACCAAGCTGGTATGATGACGCTAAAGATATGGAAGACGAATGGGGAACCCCTGTTCATGTTGCCATGGCTTTTATTAAGCAAGAAAGCAGTTTTATCCACGATGCCAGACCACCAAAAGACTATTTATTAGGGTTTATTCCTTGGGGGAGAGTGAGTAGTGCGTACGGTTACGCGCAAGCTCAAGATCCCGCATGGAGTGACTTTCAAAAAGCGACCAATCATGGTGGGTCAAGAACGAATTTCGATGATTCCATTATGTTCGTAGGTTGGTATACTCACGAAACCCAGCGACAATTGGGCGTTTCAAAATGGGATGCCTATAATCAATATTTAGCTTATCACGAAGGTCGCGGCGGTTATAAGCGCAAGACCTATGCCAGTAAACCATCGCTTAAAAAAGTTGCTCGAAAAGTCGAGCAGCAAGCAAAAAACTATGGCTGGCAACTTAAACAATGTAAAGACGAGTTGGAAAGCAGCAGGAGCTGGTTTTTTTGA
- the gshA gene encoding glutamate--cysteine ligase produces the protein MTVFSKRLQKVAKDPSIFEQYGRGVERESLRYTSDGHLALTPHPKALGSALTNRWVTTDFSESLLEFITPVSHSVNDVISQLSDVHHFTQKKLDGEKFWPLSMPCFIKNEDDIALAQYGESNTGKMKTLYREGLKRRYGSLMQVISGVHFNFSFPESFWDVLYGEQDQKSREDAKSDAYFGLIRNYYRFGWMIPFFYGASPALCPSFIQGRDSKLPFENIGETLYLPEATSLRLSDLGYTNSAQSELKIGFNSLNQYLEGLNAAIHTPSAEFAQLGVKVDGEYRQLNSNVLQIENELYAPIRPKRVTHSGEKPSEALHRGGVEYIEVRSLDVNPFSPVGVDEQQIRFLDLFLTWCVLSESEEMDNCELECWRDNWSKVILEGRKVGLELQIGCKGERLTLQDWGHRVFKELRLIAEIMDEQHGSTDYQKVCDELETWIDQPDLTISGQLLAQTKEHGGIVGIGMHLGKAYKQAHLNHEYQAYNEEMMEQEVLDSREAQSRIEANETQPFDAFLDDYFAYLKQ, from the coding sequence TTGACTGTATTCTCCAAGCGACTTCAGAAAGTCGCAAAAGACCCTTCTATTTTTGAGCAGTATGGACGTGGCGTGGAAAGAGAGTCGTTACGTTACACTTCAGATGGTCATCTAGCACTGACACCTCATCCTAAAGCGCTAGGGTCAGCACTCACTAACCGCTGGGTAACAACTGATTTTTCTGAATCGTTGTTGGAATTTATTACTCCTGTTTCCCACTCGGTAAATGACGTGATAAGTCAGCTGTCGGATGTGCATCACTTTACGCAAAAGAAGTTGGATGGCGAAAAGTTTTGGCCGCTGTCAATGCCTTGCTTCATTAAGAATGAAGACGATATCGCGCTGGCTCAGTATGGTGAATCAAACACAGGTAAAATGAAAACCTTATACCGTGAAGGCTTAAAGCGTCGATACGGTAGCTTGATGCAGGTAATTTCCGGTGTTCACTTTAATTTTTCTTTTCCTGAAAGCTTTTGGGACGTGTTATACGGTGAGCAAGATCAAAAAAGCCGTGAAGATGCGAAGTCGGATGCGTATTTTGGCTTAATTCGAAACTACTATCGATTTGGTTGGATGATCCCATTCTTTTATGGAGCATCTCCAGCATTATGTCCATCCTTTATTCAAGGTAGAGATTCAAAACTGCCCTTTGAAAATATAGGTGAAACGCTCTATTTACCTGAAGCTACCTCCCTTCGTTTAAGCGACCTCGGTTACACCAATAGCGCTCAAAGTGAGTTAAAAATTGGGTTCAACAGCTTGAATCAGTATCTTGAGGGGCTGAATGCGGCTATCCATACACCATCGGCAGAGTTTGCGCAGCTCGGTGTAAAAGTGGATGGAGAATATCGCCAGTTAAATTCGAATGTCCTGCAAATCGAAAATGAGCTGTATGCTCCAATACGTCCAAAGCGTGTTACTCATTCCGGTGAAAAGCCATCTGAAGCGCTTCATCGTGGTGGGGTTGAATACATTGAAGTACGTTCACTTGACGTTAACCCATTCAGTCCTGTAGGGGTTGATGAGCAACAGATCCGATTCCTCGACTTATTCCTTACTTGGTGTGTTCTGTCCGAATCCGAAGAAATGGATAACTGTGAGCTCGAATGCTGGCGAGATAACTGGAGCAAAGTGATCCTAGAAGGGCGAAAAGTTGGTTTAGAGCTCCAAATCGGTTGTAAAGGTGAACGACTTACGCTTCAGGATTGGGGGCATCGAGTATTCAAAGAGCTTCGCTTAATTGCAGAAATTATGGATGAGCAACATGGCTCGACAGATTACCAAAAAGTATGCGATGAACTGGAAACTTGGATAGATCAGCCTGATTTAACGATTTCTGGTCAGCTACTCGCTCAAACTAAAGAGCACGGCGGTATTGTTGGTATTGGCATGCATTTGGGGAAAGCGTATAAACAAGCCCACCTGAATCACGAATACCAGGCCTACAACGAAGAGATGATGGAACAAGAAGTTCTGGATTCTCGAGAAGCACAATCTCGAATAGAAGCTAACGAAACACAGCCTTTTGATGCTTTTCTAGATGACTATTTTGCCTACTTGAAGCAATAG
- a CDS encoding M16 family metallopeptidase, with protein MRKVWFGATASLFVAGCSSLAPVSFFSSVPEGITLVEEVKPQSGKVVIPYKKYQLDNGLTVILAPDDSDPLVHVDVTYHVGSAREEIGKSGFAHFFEHMMFQGSENVGDQEHFRIITEAGGTLNGTTNRDRTNYFETVPANQLEKMLWLESDRMGFLLDAVSQRKFEIQRDTVKNERAQNYENRPYGLMWERIGEAMYPEGHPYSWQPIGYVEDLDRVDVNDLKAFFLQWYGPNNATLTIGGDFDTEETLNWINQYFGSIPVGPEVKKAEKQPATLTEDRYITLEDRIQQPMVMVSWPTTFQGHDSNASLEMLSTALGDGKNSMLYQQFVQSGKAVDVGAFQDCAELACTFSVYVMAKAGESGNLKPIYNELMDSLKTWSEKGVSEYQLETMIGRAEANAIFGLESVRGKVTQLASNETFFGQPDRIEEQLEQLRTVTPDSVQSAYQQYLVNNHKVVLSVVPKNKADWAVKPTTFVTPKRTLPEYQKVKESDLAYRKAVDTFDRSVVPKVSGAVKGTMPDLYRIYLDSGVEILGTVSDETPTVQLDIKLPAGNRYVAEGQEGLAGLTATMMTEGTLKRSAKEIQTELDRLGSYVSFDAGSYSTVISVSGLEKNLAETLALVEEMIREPAFRESDFERVKQQAIQGIVYEHQKPSWLASQATRQVLFNGSRFGRSSDGTRTSINGLTLEDVKAFYSEHYTPQGAQVVIVGDIKKRDAKTSLSFLNDWKGNSAPLYTPQVIQPLEGQKIFLVDKPGAPQSAIRLVKQGLPFDTTGEMHLGQLANYNLSGNFNSRINQNLREDKGYTYGAYGYVYGMKETGLIVFSAEVRADVTVESLDEIINELNEVSTSGLTEEELQFMRLARGQADALKYETPSKKSQLLSRILTYSLEEDYLEQRDNLLQSVELGTLNKVAAKWFNPSDFQIIVVGDAEKLAPKLKKFGLPIEKLEIEQ; from the coding sequence ATGAGAAAAGTTTGGTTTGGTGCAACTGCGTCACTGTTTGTCGCGGGTTGCTCTTCTCTTGCACCCGTCTCTTTTTTCTCTTCAGTACCCGAAGGGATTACCCTTGTTGAAGAGGTTAAGCCACAATCTGGCAAGGTTGTGATTCCATACAAAAAATACCAACTAGATAATGGACTAACGGTCATTCTTGCCCCAGACGACTCAGACCCTCTTGTGCATGTCGATGTGACTTATCATGTGGGTAGTGCACGTGAAGAAATAGGAAAATCTGGCTTTGCACATTTCTTTGAGCACATGATGTTTCAAGGAAGCGAAAATGTTGGTGATCAAGAGCATTTTAGAATCATCACAGAAGCGGGTGGGACATTAAACGGAACCACGAACAGAGATCGAACCAATTATTTTGAAACAGTTCCTGCGAATCAATTGGAAAAAATGCTTTGGTTAGAGTCAGACCGTATGGGCTTTTTGCTTGATGCCGTTTCTCAACGAAAATTTGAAATCCAAAGAGATACCGTTAAAAACGAACGTGCACAAAACTACGAAAACCGACCGTATGGATTGATGTGGGAACGCATTGGCGAAGCCATGTACCCTGAAGGTCATCCATATTCTTGGCAGCCGATTGGCTATGTCGAAGATCTCGACCGAGTCGATGTGAATGACTTGAAAGCCTTTTTCCTCCAGTGGTACGGACCAAACAACGCGACTCTGACCATCGGTGGTGACTTTGATACTGAAGAAACATTAAATTGGATAAACCAATATTTCGGCTCCATTCCTGTTGGACCTGAAGTGAAAAAAGCGGAAAAGCAGCCAGCAACATTAACAGAAGATCGCTACATCACTTTGGAAGATAGAATCCAACAACCTATGGTTATGGTTTCGTGGCCAACAACGTTCCAAGGGCACGACTCTAATGCCTCGTTAGAAATGCTCTCGACCGCACTGGGTGATGGCAAAAACAGCATGCTTTATCAGCAGTTTGTTCAATCTGGAAAAGCGGTGGATGTCGGTGCTTTCCAAGATTGTGCAGAACTCGCCTGTACTTTCAGCGTTTATGTTATGGCAAAGGCGGGGGAATCAGGAAACCTTAAGCCTATTTATAATGAGCTAATGGATAGCCTGAAAACGTGGTCGGAAAAAGGCGTGTCTGAATATCAGCTTGAGACGATGATTGGTCGCGCAGAAGCAAACGCTATCTTTGGGCTTGAAAGTGTTCGAGGTAAGGTGACTCAACTGGCGTCGAATGAGACCTTTTTTGGTCAACCGGATCGTATTGAAGAGCAGTTGGAACAGCTTAGAACGGTTACTCCAGACAGTGTTCAATCCGCTTATCAGCAGTACCTAGTAAACAATCACAAAGTGGTCTTGAGTGTTGTACCGAAAAACAAAGCCGACTGGGCAGTTAAGCCTACGACTTTTGTTACGCCGAAGCGCACCTTACCTGAATATCAAAAAGTAAAAGAGTCTGATCTTGCTTATCGCAAAGCGGTCGATACATTTGATCGTTCGGTCGTGCCAAAAGTCTCAGGTGCCGTTAAAGGGACGATGCCCGATTTATACCGAATCTATTTAGACAGTGGTGTTGAAATTCTAGGGACAGTCAGTGATGAAACACCAACCGTTCAGCTTGATATTAAACTGCCTGCCGGAAATCGTTACGTTGCAGAAGGGCAAGAAGGGTTGGCTGGCTTAACAGCAACCATGATGACAGAAGGTACGCTGAAACGCTCTGCCAAAGAAATTCAAACAGAGCTAGACCGTTTAGGGAGTTATGTTTCATTTGATGCAGGCTCTTATTCAACGGTTATTAGCGTGTCTGGGTTAGAGAAGAACCTTGCTGAAACCTTGGCATTGGTAGAAGAAATGATCCGCGAACCGGCGTTTCGTGAGAGTGATTTTGAGCGAGTTAAGCAGCAAGCGATTCAAGGCATTGTCTATGAACATCAAAAGCCAAGTTGGTTAGCTTCTCAGGCGACTCGCCAAGTGTTATTCAACGGTAGTCGTTTTGGTCGTTCGAGCGATGGCACCAGAACGTCAATCAATGGTTTGACACTAGAAGATGTCAAAGCATTCTACAGTGAGCATTATACGCCTCAAGGCGCGCAAGTTGTCATTGTTGGCGATATTAAAAAGCGCGATGCGAAGACATCACTGTCATTCTTGAACGACTGGAAAGGCAATTCAGCACCACTGTATACGCCCCAAGTGATTCAACCACTTGAAGGACAAAAAATCTTCCTAGTAGATAAGCCCGGAGCACCACAAAGTGCAATTCGATTGGTTAAGCAAGGTCTGCCTTTCGATACGACGGGTGAAATGCACCTAGGACAGCTAGCAAACTACAATTTGTCGGGGAACTTCAACAGCCGAATTAACCAAAACCTCCGTGAAGACAAAGGTTACACATACGGTGCATACGGCTATGTGTATGGGATGAAAGAAACGGGATTGATTGTATTCTCAGCCGAAGTACGAGCGGATGTTACGGTAGAGTCATTGGATGAAATCATCAATGAGCTTAATGAAGTTTCAACGAGTGGCTTAACGGAAGAAGAGCTGCAGTTTATGCGATTAGCACGTGGTCAGGCAGATGCACTGAAGTATGAAACCCCGTCGAAGAAATCTCAGCTGCTATCAAGAATTCTTACTTACTCTTTAGAAGAGGATTATCTAGAGCAACGCGATAACCTATTACAATCTGTTGAGCTTGGCACATTGAACAAAGTGGCTGCAAAATGGTTTAACCCATCTGATTTCCAGATCATAGTTGTGGGTGACGCGGAAAAACTTGCACCAAAGTTGAAAAAGTTTGGACTACCTATCGAAAAACTTGAAATCGAGCAATAG
- a CDS encoding YqaA family protein → MLDGFTEWFSQSALWVLFSTGFLSATLLPGGSEASLLVALKLNQYPVYQLVLVATLGNTLGGLTNYWIGLFLPNRTHSEKYGHKALQWIKQYGYITLLFSWLPIVGDPLCLAAGWLRMKFIPCLILIATGKAIRYSVIAAAFVGF, encoded by the coding sequence ATGTTAGATGGCTTTACTGAATGGTTTAGCCAGTCTGCTTTATGGGTCCTCTTTTCAACCGGCTTTTTAAGTGCAACATTACTGCCTGGCGGATCTGAAGCCAGCTTGTTGGTTGCCCTAAAGCTTAATCAATACCCCGTATATCAACTTGTATTGGTCGCCACCCTTGGTAACACATTGGGAGGTTTGACCAATTATTGGATTGGACTTTTTCTTCCAAATCGAACCCATTCGGAAAAATATGGTCATAAAGCTTTACAGTGGATAAAGCAATATGGCTATATCACTCTTCTATTCAGTTGGCTGCCTATTGTGGGTGATCCGCTTTGTTTAGCGGCAGGCTGGCTCAGAATGAAATTTATACCTTGTCTAATTCTCATCGCCACAGGCAAAGCGATACGTTATAGCGTGATCGCGGCAGCATTCGTCGGTTTTTAA
- a CDS encoding NADP-dependent oxidoreductase → MTDNKKVVITQFGEPDVLAIQSETIPEPEAGEVLVKVHFAGVNPIDVKTRKGLGWAAEANKDNLPWTPGYDISGVVEKCGEGAEEFKAGSFVAGLIGFPAQAGGYSQYVCVKEDQLSLVPDSVTLEAAAVLPVAGQTAAQALNKAKVTGNDRVLILAGAGGVGHLAIQFAVAAQAEVFTTCSEDNLDYLATLGAHAINYQFAPVSERVEDVDVLIDLVGGDAALDALKCLKDNARVVTVPTITAELICDKAKMLGFEASGMLVEPDTEQLDTMLYMVSVGIVKTEVQKIFSYTDVAKAHEHVEGGHTRGKVLLDMKC, encoded by the coding sequence ATGACGGACAACAAAAAAGTGGTGATTACCCAGTTTGGTGAGCCTGACGTGTTAGCCATTCAAAGTGAAACAATACCAGAGCCTGAAGCGGGCGAGGTATTGGTTAAAGTGCATTTTGCTGGGGTAAACCCGATTGACGTTAAAACAAGAAAAGGACTAGGTTGGGCGGCTGAAGCCAACAAAGACAACCTCCCTTGGACACCTGGGTACGATATCTCGGGCGTCGTGGAAAAATGTGGTGAAGGCGCTGAAGAATTTAAGGCAGGCAGCTTTGTTGCTGGTCTTATTGGCTTTCCAGCTCAGGCAGGCGGTTATAGCCAATATGTCTGTGTAAAGGAAGATCAGCTTAGTCTCGTGCCAGATAGCGTGACACTTGAAGCTGCTGCTGTTTTGCCTGTTGCGGGGCAAACCGCGGCTCAAGCACTTAATAAAGCCAAAGTTACCGGAAATGATCGCGTGTTGATTCTCGCGGGTGCTGGCGGTGTTGGACATCTAGCAATTCAATTCGCGGTCGCCGCTCAAGCAGAAGTTTTTACAACATGCAGTGAAGATAACCTAGATTACTTAGCAACACTTGGTGCGCATGCGATCAACTATCAGTTTGCTCCTGTATCTGAGCGTGTTGAAGATGTCGATGTATTGATTGATTTAGTTGGTGGTGATGCTGCATTAGATGCTTTGAAGTGCTTGAAAGACAACGCGCGAGTCGTCACGGTTCCGACGATCACCGCTGAGCTTATATGTGATAAAGCCAAAATGTTGGGCTTTGAAGCAAGTGGTATGTTGGTAGAGCCTGATACTGAGCAGCTAGATACAATGCTGTATATGGTAAGTGTTGGCATTGTAAAAACGGAAGTACAAAAAATATTCTCTTATACCGATGTTGCTAAGGCGCATGAACATGTTGAAGGTGGTCACACCCGAGGCAAAGTGCTGCTCGATATGAAATGTTAG
- a CDS encoding sodium ion-translocating decarboxylase subunit beta: MEGLLTLWAETGIANFEFGQICMILVGCGLLYLAIAKGFEPLLLLPIGFGAVLANIPNAGFTDEGGLLYLVYYIGIESGVFPLLIFMGVGAMTDFGALIANPKTLWLGAAAQFGIFATLFGAILLNYVPGMEFNMADASSIAIIGGADGPTAIFLASQLSPDLLGAIAVAAYSYMALVPIIQPPIMKALTNPEERKIQMAQLRHVSKGEKVLFPLAVLLMTILFLPSATPLVGMFCLGNLMREAGVVDRLSSTAQNELINIVTIFLGLGVGSKLQAEQFLNFETLGILALGAVAFSIGTGAGVLMAKLLNKFSKEDINPLIGAAGVSAVPMAARVVNKVGLEANPQNFLLMHAMGPNVAGVLGSAVAAGILLALVG, encoded by the coding sequence ATGGAAGGATTGTTGACCCTTTGGGCTGAAACAGGGATCGCCAACTTCGAGTTCGGTCAAATTTGTATGATCCTTGTGGGCTGTGGGCTTTTGTACCTTGCAATAGCAAAAGGTTTTGAGCCCCTTCTATTACTACCGATAGGTTTTGGTGCTGTTTTAGCGAATATCCCAAATGCTGGGTTTACCGACGAAGGTGGCTTGCTCTATTTGGTCTACTACATCGGTATTGAATCTGGTGTGTTCCCACTCCTTATCTTTATGGGAGTTGGGGCAATGACCGACTTTGGGGCGCTTATTGCTAACCCTAAAACCCTTTGGTTAGGTGCTGCGGCGCAGTTTGGTATATTTGCCACTTTATTTGGTGCAATTTTACTTAACTATGTGCCAGGTATGGAATTCAACATGGCTGACGCGTCATCCATCGCTATTATTGGCGGTGCAGACGGACCAACGGCTATTTTCTTAGCCAGCCAATTATCGCCAGACTTATTAGGTGCTATAGCGGTTGCTGCATACAGCTACATGGCATTAGTCCCAATTATTCAGCCGCCGATTATGAAGGCGCTGACGAACCCTGAAGAACGTAAAATTCAGATGGCTCAGCTTCGCCACGTAAGTAAAGGTGAGAAAGTACTGTTTCCATTAGCTGTATTACTCATGACGATTCTTTTCTTACCTTCGGCGACGCCTTTAGTGGGGATGTTTTGTCTTGGTAACTTGATGCGTGAAGCTGGCGTGGTAGATCGTCTTTCAAGTACAGCGCAGAACGAGCTTATCAACATCGTGACGATTTTCTTAGGTCTTGGTGTTGGTTCTAAGCTTCAAGCTGAACAGTTCTTAAACTTTGAAACATTGGGTATTTTGGCTCTTGGTGCTGTTGCATTCAGTATTGGTACTGGAGCAGGTGTTCTAATGGCTAAGCTACTGAATAAGTTTTCTAAAGAAGACATCAACCCGCTTATTGGCGCTGCTGGTGTATCCGCTGTTCCTATGGCTGCTAGGGTAGTAAACAAAGTGGGTTTAGAAGCGAATCCGCAAAACTTCCTTCTTATGCATGCGATGGGACCTAACGTAGCGGGAGTATTGGGAAGTGCGGTTGCAGCAGGTATTTTGTTGGCATTAGTGGGATAA